ATCCAGGCCATGCTCATCGAGAAACAGATCCCTGCCGTGTTTGTCGAATCAGCGATTGCCCCACGTACCATTGAGGCACTCGTCGAGCCGTGCCGTGCTGCTGGGCTTGATCTGCAGATTGGCGGCACGCTGTACGCGGATGTTCTTGGCGAGAAAGGCACCGATGCCGGCACCTACGCGGGGATGATTCGACACAACGTGGACACGATCGTCACAGCACTCACGCGGGACGCGACCCTGTCGGAAGAGTAAAGTTTAGTGTAGGCTAAAGATTGTCTCAAAATTGCAATCTTTCTACTGGCCTACGCATGAGTGTCCCTGCCGTTGAAATCCACGATATGACGGTCGCCTACCAGCGGCGGCCCGTGCTCTGGGACATTGATCTCCAGGTGCCCGAGGGAAAGCTCGTTGGCATCGTTGGCCCGAATGGGGCCGGTAAAACGACGCTCATTAAAGCAGCTCTTGGGTTGATTCCGCTGGCGAGCGGGAAGGTCGAGATATACGGCAAGGCATACAGCGATCAACGTCACCTTGTCGGCTACGTACCGCAGCGGGAGTCGGTCGACTGGGACTTTCCTGTTTCCGTGCGCGATGTCGTCTTAATGGGGACCTACGGAAAGCTGGGATGGTTCAAACGTCACGGCAAAGCAGAGCGGGAGACGGCGGATCGCTGCCTGGAGCAGGTCGGAATGTTGCCGCTCGCCAAGCGGCAGATCCGCCAGCTTTCCGGCGGGCAGCAGCAACGGGTTTTTCTTGCCCGTGCCTTGGCTGAAGACGCCCAGGTGTATTTCCTCGACGAGCCCTTTGCCGGCGTCGATGCCGCCACCGAGTCGGCCATTGTCGAACTGCTGCACACACTTCGCACCGCTGGCAAAACGGTGTTTGTGGTTCACCACGATCTGCAAACCGTGCGTGAGTATTTCGATTACGTGATTCTGCTGAACATGCGTCTGATTGCTTGCGGACCTGTGGAGACGACCTTCACCAATGATAATCTGCAAAAGACCTACGGCGGGCGATTGACGATTCTCGACGAAGCTGCGGAAGCCATGCGCCAGGGCGAGGCATAGTAATGAATGGCCTTTCACTCAATGAAAAAGTGATGCTGGGCACGGCACTGCTGGGCGGAATGGCAGGCGTATCGGGAACTTTTGCCGTCCTGCGCAAGCGTTCCCTCATCGGCGACATGCTAGCGCACACTTCGCTGCCCGGGGTGTGCATTGCTTTCATGCTGATCGGTTCGCGGAACACGCTCGGCCTTTCATTGGGGGCCTTGGCGAGTGGGTTAGTAGCCATCGCGCTGATGACCTTAGTGATTCGCTGGACACGCACCAAAGAAGACGCCGCGATTGGCATCATGCTCAGCACGTTCTTTGGGCTGGGGATCGTGCTTCTGACGAACATTCAAAACGACCCTGCGGTGGGCAACAAGTCGGGACTTGATTCGTACATCTTCGGTGAGCCGGGGAACATGCTCACGCGAGACCTCGTGCTCCTAGCGATCGTCGCTGCCGTTGTTATCTCTCTAGTCTTCGCGCTCTTCAAAGAGTTCAAACTCGTGGCGTTCGACTCGGACTTTGCCCTATCGCAAGGTTGGCCGATTACTTGGCTCGACTACGCGATGATGGCTTGCGTGGCGTGCGTGACGATCATCGGCCTACCGATTGTCGGCGTGATTCTCATGGCGGCGATGATCATCCTCCCCGCGGCCACCGCACGGATGTGGACCAATCGCCTCCACACGATGGTGATTATCGCGGGCGTTCTGGGTGTGATCGCGGGGGTTGCCGGGACGCAGGTCGGGCGAAATCTTCCGGCGGGGCCTGTTATCGTGCTAATGGCCGCCTCGTTATTTGCCGTCTCACTTCTGTTCGCGCCGCAGCGAGGCATTCTGCCGCGACTCTGGGGAGAAGCCCAACTTCGATTCCGGATCGCCCGCGAGCATCTGCTCCGTTCGCTTTACGAGATCAATGAGCCGCACCTTAGCATTTCTGAGTCCGTCGATGCGAAGCCTGTGAGGCTTGAAACACTGCGAGAACATCGCCACTGGAAACCCTGGCTGCTCTCATGGCTCATCGACCGAGCGGAGCGAAATGGGTTGCTCTACGAATCGGACGAAGCTGTGACGCTCACACCCTTGGGCGTCCGGAAAGCGGCACAAGTCACCCGGACGCATCGCATGTGGGAGCTTTACATGCTGGAATACGCGGGCGTTGCAGCGAGCCAAGCTGACCGGGCTGCTGACAACGTTGAGCACATGCTTCCCGAATCGCTACTCATGGAGTTGGAAGCGAAGCTGAAGAAACAAGGTCGCTTGCCTGAAGGTCTTGAGGAGCTTCCCGCTTCACCTCACCCGGCGTCGCTTCGCCAACGTGAAGGAGGTCCGACATGAGCGCGCTTCTGCTGGCTTCCGATCTGTGGAACGCCGATGGCCTCTGGATCATCACGATCGGTGCGCTCACGAACGCGGCGTGCGCACTTGTCGGTTGTTTTCTCATTCTGCGCCGGATGAGCATGATGGGGGACGCGCTCTCTCACTCCGTGCTAGCAGGACTGGCGGTGGCTTTTGCTTTCACACAATCGTACAGCATCATTCCTCTGTTTATCGGGGCGGTTGCCGCGGGGCTGCTCACGACCTTTCTTACGCAGACGCTTCACCAATACGCACGAGTCCCCAGCGATGCAAGCATGGGCGTCGTGTTTACGTCGATGTTTGCAGTCGGCGTAGTGATTATCAAGATGTTCGTCAGCGACGGCGTGCACTTTGATGCTGCTTGTGTTTATGAAGGAGCATTAGGCTATAGCCCGTTTTTCACTCGCGAGGTATTCGGCTGGGAAATCCCTCTCGCGGCATTAACGGTGGGTCCAATCGCGATCCTCAACTTGGTTGTCATCGTCGCACTTTGGAAAGAATGGAAGCTGAGCTCGTTCGATCCAGCGCTTGCGACAACGATGGGTTTTTCAGCGACGTTGTTGCATTATCTGCTGATGACGCTTGTCGCCCTGACGACGGTTGCCTCATTCGAGGCCGTGGGATCGATTCTCGTCGTTGCGATGTTGATTGTACCCGCGGCGACGGCTCATCAATTGACGGATCGTCTTGGTCCGATGGTTTTGGTCTCCGTGGTGATTGCCGTGCTGTCAGCGGTTTTCGGCTACATATTTG
The genomic region above belongs to Lacipirellulaceae bacterium and contains:
- a CDS encoding metal ABC transporter ATP-binding protein, with the translated sequence MSVPAVEIHDMTVAYQRRPVLWDIDLQVPEGKLVGIVGPNGAGKTTLIKAALGLIPLASGKVEIYGKAYSDQRHLVGYVPQRESVDWDFPVSVRDVVLMGTYGKLGWFKRHGKAERETADRCLEQVGMLPLAKRQIRQLSGGQQQRVFLARALAEDAQVYFLDEPFAGVDAATESAIVELLHTLRTAGKTVFVVHHDLQTVREYFDYVILLNMRLIACGPVETTFTNDNLQKTYGGRLTILDEAAEAMRQGEA
- a CDS encoding iron chelate uptake ABC transporter family permease subunit, translating into MNGLSLNEKVMLGTALLGGMAGVSGTFAVLRKRSLIGDMLAHTSLPGVCIAFMLIGSRNTLGLSLGALASGLVAIALMTLVIRWTRTKEDAAIGIMLSTFFGLGIVLLTNIQNDPAVGNKSGLDSYIFGEPGNMLTRDLVLLAIVAAVVISLVFALFKEFKLVAFDSDFALSQGWPITWLDYAMMACVACVTIIGLPIVGVILMAAMIILPAATARMWTNRLHTMVIIAGVLGVIAGVAGTQVGRNLPAGPVIVLMAASLFAVSLLFAPQRGILPRLWGEAQLRFRIAREHLLRSLYEINEPHLSISESVDAKPVRLETLREHRHWKPWLLSWLIDRAERNGLLYESDEAVTLTPLGVRKAAQVTRTHRMWELYMLEYAGVAASQADRAADNVEHMLPESLLMELEAKLKKQGRLPEGLEELPASPHPASLRQREGGPT
- a CDS encoding metal ABC transporter permease, encoding MSALLLASDLWNADGLWIITIGALTNAACALVGCFLILRRMSMMGDALSHSVLAGLAVAFAFTQSYSIIPLFIGAVAAGLLTTFLTQTLHQYARVPSDASMGVVFTSMFAVGVVIIKMFVSDGVHFDAACVYEGALGYSPFFTREVFGWEIPLAALTVGPIAILNLVVIVALWKEWKLSSFDPALATTMGFSATLLHYLLMTLVALTTVASFEAVGSILVVAMLIVPAATAHQLTDRLGPMVLVSVVIAVLSAVFGYIFAVWEDTNYAAMMAVVAGGFYALSVVFSPRYGLLTTLWKNTQLSLRVVKEDLLAMLYRVEEIGTASPLTTTAAREAVGGGWLAYAGIWQLTRRGRISQANDALKLTEFGREAAKKLVRSHRLWETYLVEYLGLPLDHIHEPAHRVEHFIGDEIREKLEEKLDASQGDPHGRDIPE